In Pseudomonadota bacterium, a genomic segment contains:
- a CDS encoding LysR family transcriptional regulator: MNKKDAINSWTDIALFLAIARHGNLSAAAEQVGMSQPTLGRRLQALEQRLDATLFVRGGRRLELTDAGNAILESAERMDREMNAIERAVDVESRGLSGEVTITATEGIGTDWLAPELADFHREYPDIVLNIKVESRALDLVHREADIALRLGRPTQPDLITRRLIDVAFGLYGSRAYLDTKGPVDSPDDLERHDFIGLVLPDGTTSIAFSEHSPLPRRLGRTVFTTNSPMAQISAARAGYGLAVLSCRWASMHQDLFRVLPEMDVHRSELWLVTHEELKHSARIRAVSDAITERVLARKMLFDSKV, from the coding sequence ATGAATAAAAAAGATGCCATCAACAGCTGGACCGATATCGCGCTCTTCCTGGCCATCGCCCGGCACGGCAATCTGTCGGCCGCGGCTGAACAGGTGGGTATGTCCCAACCTACCCTCGGGCGAAGACTGCAGGCGCTGGAGCAGCGACTGGACGCCACACTGTTTGTGCGAGGCGGCCGGCGGCTAGAGCTGACCGACGCCGGCAACGCTATCTTAGAAAGCGCTGAGCGAATGGATCGCGAGATGAATGCCATCGAGCGCGCCGTGGATGTGGAGTCACGGGGCCTTTCTGGCGAGGTGACCATCACCGCCACGGAAGGTATCGGCACCGACTGGCTGGCGCCGGAGCTAGCGGATTTCCACCGTGAGTACCCGGATATTGTGCTGAATATTAAAGTGGAGAGCCGAGCCCTGGATCTCGTGCATCGAGAAGCCGATATTGCGCTGCGCCTTGGCCGGCCGACGCAACCGGACCTGATTACTCGGCGCCTGATTGACGTCGCTTTCGGGCTCTATGGATCGCGCGCCTACCTTGATACCAAGGGTCCGGTGGACAGTCCCGATGATCTGGAGCGTCACGATTTTATTGGCCTGGTATTGCCGGACGGCACTACCAGCATCGCGTTCTCCGAACATTCTCCCCTTCCCCGTCGCCTCGGGCGGACGGTGTTCACCACCAACAGCCCAATGGCCCAGATTTCGGCGGCCCGGGCAGGCTACGGGCTTGCGGTGCTTTCCTGCCGCTGGGCCAGCATGCATCAGGACCTTTTTCGGGTTCTGCCGGAGATGGACGTACATCGCTCCGAACTGTGGCTGGTCACGCATGAGGAGCTCAAACACAGCGCCCGGATCCGCGCGGTGTCCGACGCGATTACCGAGCGGGTGCTGGCCAGGAAGATGCTGTTTGATTCAAAGGTCTAG